From the genome of Edaphobacter dinghuensis, one region includes:
- the rpsI gene encoding 30S ribosomal protein S9: MADLIQYYGTGRRKSSIARVFLRPGSGNFTVNKKDVDVYFVTAQQRAAARRSLGIADIGETFDVITTVRGGGVMGQADAVKLGIARALMEFNPELRKALKAEGLVTRDSRGKERKKYGQKGARARFQFSKR; the protein is encoded by the coding sequence ATGGCAGATCTGATCCAATACTACGGAACCGGCCGTCGCAAGTCTTCGATTGCGCGCGTCTTCCTGCGTCCCGGCAGCGGCAACTTCACCGTCAACAAGAAGGATGTCGATGTCTATTTCGTCACCGCCCAGCAGCGCGCTGCCGCTCGCCGCTCGCTCGGCATCGCCGATATCGGCGAAACCTTCGACGTTATCACCACGGTTCGCGGTGGCGGCGTCATGGGACAGGCCGACGCCGTCAAGCTCGGTATCGCCCGTGCGCTCATGGAGTTCAACCCTGAGCTGCGTAAGGCGCTCAAGGCAGAAGGCCTCGTTACCCGCGACTCGCGTGGTAAGGAGCGTAAGAAGTACGGCCAGAAGGGCGCTCGCGCTCGCTTCCAGTTCTCGAAGCGATAA
- the rplM gene encoding 50S ribosomal protein L13 — protein MSTIIPSGKDIKRKWFVIDASGKTLGRLATHAASLLAGKLNPLYTPYIDMGDHVIIINAEKIVLTGLKSDTKLYRRYTGFPGGLREESFVKLLARRPEAIVEQAVKGMLPKSKLGRQMATKLKVYKGSQHPHLAQQPEPLEVVA, from the coding sequence ATGTCCACCATCATCCCCAGCGGCAAAGACATCAAGCGCAAGTGGTTTGTCATCGATGCCAGCGGTAAGACGCTAGGCCGCCTTGCCACCCATGCCGCCAGCCTTCTCGCAGGCAAGCTCAACCCGCTGTACACCCCCTATATCGATATGGGCGATCACGTCATCATCATCAATGCCGAAAAGATCGTCCTCACGGGTCTCAAGTCGGACACCAAGCTCTATCGCCGTTACACCGGATTCCCCGGCGGTCTGCGTGAAGAGTCCTTCGTCAAGCTGCTCGCCCGCCGTCCTGAGGCGATCGTCGAGCAGGCCGTCAAGGGCATGCTTCCCAAGTCCAAGCTGGGCCGCCAGATGGCCACCAAGCTCAAGGTCTACAAGGGCAGCCAGCATCCGCACCTCGCCCAGCAGCCCGAGCCGCTGGAAGTCGTCGCCTAA
- a CDS encoding ABC transporter permease has translation MNKLVVGNLVHRPLRSIISAFAVAIEVIMILSIAAIMLGQLNGQRVNQSGIGMDMIVHPGAATNLIGMSGAAASIQVADVLRGLPHVEVAAPVNIQLVAGKTLENIYGIDYASYNALRPFVFVTGGPFQHPDDAIIDDLEAARGKGFKVGDTIEILHHPFHICGIVEHGKGGRKFIPITTMNEIGGTPGKASMFYLRTENHPQFQDAVRKEIFATPGMQQYNIETLDELLANLSPEKLPGFNIGLRVVIGIAVLIGFLVIFQSMYTAVMERTREIGILKSLGASRFYIITVVLRETGLLAISGIALGVGLTYLMRTIFHYKFPTLAFAVTPEWVLAAVIIAFSGAILGAFYPAIKASRKDPIDALSYE, from the coding sequence ATGAATAAACTGGTTGTCGGTAATCTCGTCCATCGCCCGCTGCGCTCTATTATCAGTGCCTTCGCTGTAGCCATCGAAGTCATCATGATTCTCTCCATCGCTGCCATCATGCTCGGTCAGCTCAATGGTCAGCGCGTTAATCAGAGCGGTATTGGCATGGACATGATCGTGCACCCCGGAGCTGCCACAAACCTTATCGGCATGTCCGGTGCCGCTGCATCGATTCAGGTTGCCGATGTTCTGCGCGGTCTGCCGCATGTCGAGGTCGCTGCGCCAGTCAATATCCAGCTCGTTGCTGGTAAGACACTCGAAAATATCTATGGCATCGACTACGCCAGCTACAACGCTCTTCGTCCGTTCGTCTTCGTAACTGGAGGGCCTTTTCAACATCCGGACGACGCCATCATTGATGACCTCGAGGCGGCGAGGGGAAAGGGTTTCAAGGTCGGTGATACCATCGAAATCCTTCACCACCCCTTCCATATCTGCGGCATCGTCGAGCACGGCAAAGGCGGACGCAAGTTCATCCCCATTACAACGATGAACGAAATTGGCGGAACTCCCGGCAAGGCGAGCATGTTCTATCTTCGAACTGAGAATCATCCCCAGTTTCAGGACGCCGTTCGCAAAGAGATATTTGCCACTCCCGGTATGCAGCAGTACAACATCGAAACCCTCGATGAACTGCTCGCGAACCTCTCCCCCGAGAAGTTGCCCGGCTTCAACATCGGCCTCCGTGTCGTCATCGGCATCGCTGTGCTCATCGGCTTCCTCGTCATCTTTCAGTCCATGTACACCGCCGTCATGGAACGCACTCGAGAGATCGGCATCCTCAAATCGCTCGGCGCGTCGCGTTTTTACATCATCACGGTAGTGCTGCGAGAGACCGGGTTGCTGGCCATCTCGGGCATCGCCCTCGGGGTTGGCCTCACCTATCTCATGCGAACCATCTTTCACTACAAATTTCCGACGCTGGCCTTTGCCGTTACACCGGAGTGGGTTCTGGCTGCCGTCATCATCGCCTTCAGCGGCGCTATCCTGGGAGCCTTTTATCCAGCGATCAAGGCCTCGCGCAAAGATCCTATCGATGCCCTCTCGTACGAGTAA